The proteins below come from a single Campylobacter sp. CCUG 57310 genomic window:
- a CDS encoding leucyl aminopeptidase: MKFNIINKPIDKIKADLELIFVVDKNLKHKFIKDDKSFKFSNYKGDSPLLLIENARLYMPLAKLEFEEFRLAAAKAYNAVKELNVKKLKLASYLGECTKMSFQSLVEGFVLGAYEFNKYKEKKEAYALDEIIFSSEEFNGKEVDISKAQLGIKHGEIMANAANFTKDIVNEIPEIYTPVKMAEDAQILAKNLKNVTCKIYDEKFLKKENMNAFLAVNRASVHPPRLIHLVYKPKSPKKKIVFVGKGLTYDSGGLSLKLTDYMLTMKADKSGAAAALGVIKGASELELPFEIHAICGATENMIGGNAYKPDDVLISRSGVSIEVRNTDAEGRLVLADCLSWAQELKPDILIDMATLTGACVVGLGEYTIGLMGNNEELKSELKAKSAKSGEFASILEFNRFLKELVKSQIADVSNTASSRYGGAITAGIFLDKFIKEEFKDKWIHQDIAGPAYTEKAWGYNQSGATGAGVRMNLYYLNALAKEL, from the coding sequence ATGAAATTCAACATAATCAATAAACCTATCGACAAGATAAAGGCTGACTTGGAGCTGATTTTTGTCGTGGATAAAAATTTAAAGCATAAATTTATAAAAGACGACAAAAGCTTTAAATTTAGCAACTACAAAGGTGATAGTCCCCTACTTCTCATAGAAAATGCAAGACTTTATATGCCGCTAGCCAAACTTGAATTTGAGGAATTTAGACTAGCTGCGGCAAAAGCTTATAACGCCGTCAAGGAGCTAAACGTAAAAAAACTCAAGCTTGCAAGCTATCTTGGCGAATGCACCAAAATGAGCTTTCAAAGCTTGGTTGAGGGCTTTGTGCTTGGAGCTTACGAATTTAACAAATACAAAGAGAAAAAAGAAGCTTACGCACTAGATGAGATCATCTTTAGCTCGGAGGAATTTAACGGCAAAGAAGTTGATATATCAAAAGCCCAACTTGGTATCAAGCATGGTGAAATAATGGCAAATGCGGCAAATTTCACCAAAGATATCGTAAATGAAATTCCTGAAATTTACACTCCGGTAAAAATGGCTGAAGATGCGCAAATTCTAGCTAAAAATTTAAAAAACGTAACATGCAAAATTTACGACGAAAAATTCCTAAAAAAAGAGAATATGAACGCATTTTTAGCCGTAAATCGCGCAAGCGTGCATCCTCCTCGCCTCATACATCTTGTCTATAAACCAAAATCTCCTAAAAAGAAGATCGTATTTGTAGGCAAAGGCTTAACATACGATAGCGGCGGACTTAGCTTAAAGCTTACTGATTATATGCTTACGATGAAAGCCGATAAAAGCGGAGCGGCGGCAGCGCTTGGTGTCATTAAGGGAGCAAGCGAACTTGAGTTGCCTTTTGAAATTCACGCTATTTGCGGAGCGACTGAAAATATGATAGGAGGAAACGCCTACAAGCCTGATGATGTACTGATCTCACGCTCAGGAGTAAGCATAGAAGTAAGAAACACTGACGCAGAAGGTCGTTTGGTACTTGCTGACTGCCTAAGCTGGGCGCAAGAGCTAAAGCCTGATATCTTAATCGATATGGCGACACTTACGGGCGCTTGCGTAGTGGGTCTTGGCGAATACACCATAGGGCTTATGGGAAATAACGAGGAGCTAAAGAGCGAGCTTAAGGCAAAAAGCGCAAAAAGCGGAGAATTTGCTTCTATCTTAGAATTTAACCGCTTTTTAAAAGAGCTTGTAAAAAGCCAGATAGCGGACGTTAGCAACACCGCTTCAAGTAGATACGGCGGAGCCATCACGGCCGGCATATTCCTTGATAAATTCATAAAAGAAGAGTTTAAAGATAAATGGATTCATCAAGATATCGCAGGTCCTGCATATACCGAAAAAGCGTGGGGATACAACCAATCAGGCGCAACGGGTGCGGGCGTAAGGATGAATTTATACTATCTTAACGCACTTGCAAAGGAGCTGTAA
- the ychF gene encoding redox-regulated ATPase YchF, with the protein MGLGVGIVGLPNVGKSTTFNALTKAQNAESANYPFCTIEPNKAVVPVPDKRLNELAKIVNPNKIQYSTIDFVDIAGLVKGASSGEGLGNKFLSNIRETEVILHIVRCFEDENITHVEGGVDPVRDVEIIETELILADIEQLNKKIERLNKDAKANQKGAKEALEIATKLLAHLNEGKSASSFEDREEEAFVSLNKELRLLSAKEVIYGANVDEEGISEDNEYVKKLREFAARSGHEVIKLCAKIEEELVGLSDEEAHEFLSSLGANESGLEKIIRTAFAKLNLISYFTAGVVEVRAWTITKGWKAPKAASVIHNDFERGFIRAEVISYDDYIACNGETSAKEAGKMRLEGKEYIVQDGDVMHFRFNV; encoded by the coding sequence ATGGGTCTTGGAGTAGGCATAGTAGGGCTTCCGAACGTCGGCAAATCAACTACTTTTAACGCTCTTACAAAGGCGCAAAACGCAGAAAGCGCAAACTACCCGTTTTGCACGATCGAACCAAACAAGGCCGTCGTGCCGGTGCCTGATAAGAGATTAAACGAGTTGGCTAAAATCGTAAATCCAAATAAAATTCAGTATTCTACTATCGATTTTGTCGATATCGCGGGACTTGTTAAAGGTGCAAGCTCGGGCGAAGGACTTGGAAATAAATTTCTTTCAAACATCCGCGAAACCGAAGTCATACTTCATATCGTGCGCTGCTTTGAAGACGAAAATATCACTCACGTAGAAGGCGGCGTAGATCCGGTACGAGATGTGGAAATCATAGAAACCGAGCTCATCCTAGCCGATATCGAGCAGCTAAATAAAAAAATCGAACGCCTGAATAAAGATGCAAAAGCCAATCAAAAAGGCGCAAAAGAAGCGCTTGAAATAGCAACTAAGCTTTTAGCTCACTTAAATGAGGGCAAGAGCGCAAGTAGCTTTGAAGACAGAGAAGAAGAGGCGTTTGTATCCCTAAATAAAGAGCTAAGACTACTTAGTGCAAAAGAAGTAATATATGGCGCAAATGTCGACGAGGAAGGTATTAGCGAGGATAATGAGTATGTAAAAAAACTTCGCGAATTTGCCGCTCGTTCAGGGCATGAGGTGATAAAGCTATGCGCCAAGATAGAAGAGGAGCTTGTAGGACTAAGCGATGAAGAGGCGCATGAGTTTTTAAGCTCGCTTGGCGCAAACGAAAGCGGTCTTGAAAAGATCATTCGCACCGCTTTTGCTAAACTAAATTTGATAAGCTATTTTACCGCAGGCGTTGTCGAGGTGCGAGCATGGACGATCACAAAAGGCTGGAAAGCTCCAAAAGCCGCAAGCGTAATTCACAACGACTTTGAGCGAGGCTTTATCAGAGCAGAGGTAATCAGCTACGATGACTACATAGCTTGCAACGGCGAAACCAGTGCAAAAGAAGCGGGCAAAATGCGCCTTGAAGGCAAAGAATATATCGTGCAAGACGGCGATGTAATGCACTTTAGGTTTAATGTCTAA
- a CDS encoding DNA alkylation repair protein produces the protein MSDYSLAQHFGVNLAELLSGKIKAVYPKFDEQKYIKNIANKVNDLAYSGRIELHARELNSTLNLDYKSQIEILTSVLGEENPNETGMFKQYYWVLPMGKFVEIYGINDFKTSIEAISEITKRNTGEYAIRAFIRKYPKDTLEVMKNWAKSENFHLRRLASEGLRPKLPWASKLENFINDPSSVFEILKILKEDEIKFVQRSVANNIADYLKVNFNAAKELLLDWGKSPNQNTQWIVKHATRKIKI, from the coding sequence ATGAGTGATTATAGTTTAGCGCAACATTTTGGCGTGAATTTAGCAGAGCTTTTATCGGGCAAGATCAAGGCCGTTTATCCAAAATTTGACGAGCAAAAATATATAAAAAATATAGCAAACAAGGTTAATGACCTAGCATATTCAGGCAGGATAGAGCTTCACGCAAGAGAACTTAACTCTACGCTAAATTTGGATTACAAAAGCCAAATAGAAATTTTAACAAGCGTTTTAGGCGAAGAAAATCCAAACGAAACAGGCATGTTTAAGCAGTATTACTGGGTGTTGCCTATGGGCAAATTCGTTGAAATTTATGGCATTAACGACTTTAAAACCTCCATAGAGGCGATTTCTGAGATAACCAAGCGAAATACGGGTGAATACGCGATAAGAGCTTTTATAAGAAAATATCCCAAGGATACTCTAGAAGTCATGAAAAACTGGGCCAAATCAGAAAATTTTCACCTTCGCAGACTTGCATCTGAGGGCTTGCGTCCAAAGCTTCCTTGGGCGAGCAAGCTTGAAAATTTCATAAACGATCCTTCGTCGGTATTTGAAATTTTAAAAATTCTAAAAGAGGACGAAATAAAATTCGTGCAAAGATCGGTGGCGAACAATATCGCTGACTACCTAAAGGTAAATTTCAATGCCGCCAAAGAGCTACTGCTTGATTGGGGCAAGTCGCCAAATCAAAACACGCAGTGGATAGTAAAACACGCCACAAGAAAAATTAAAATTTAA
- a CDS encoding phosphatidylserine decarboxylase: protein MRKRISQIFGKIAGTAFPKFMQDFINSNYVKYFKIDMSEFKRPQDYESLTALFTRELVIMRKFDEAKEVLISPSDGLCLECGKSNAQKALSIKGREYDIAELLGSALEDKFRSSEFDYINIYLSPRDYHRYHSPSDMQILSALYIPGDLYSVSIKALKEVENLYAKNERVILKCKIGEGKILWLVFVGALNVGKMKFIFDERIQTNATASFIQSYEYENLRVNKGDLLGYFELGSTIVMIAEDGALEHNLFEGKTLKFGESIGLIK from the coding sequence ATGAGAAAGAGGATTTCTCAAATTTTCGGCAAAATTGCAGGAACCGCATTTCCTAAATTTATGCAAGATTTTATAAATTCAAACTATGTCAAATATTTTAAAATCGATATGAGCGAGTTTAAAAGACCTCAAGATTATGAGAGTTTAACCGCGCTTTTTACAAGAGAGCTTGTGATAATGAGAAAATTTGATGAAGCCAAAGAGGTTCTTATCAGTCCAAGCGACGGACTTTGCCTTGAGTGTGGAAAAAGCAACGCGCAAAAGGCTTTAAGTATAAAAGGACGCGAGTATGATATCGCCGAACTTTTAGGCTCGGCTCTTGAAGATAAATTCAGATCAAGCGAATTTGATTATATCAATATCTACCTCTCTCCGCGCGACTACCATCGCTATCACTCACCAAGCGATATGCAAATTTTAAGCGCTCTTTATATCCCGGGAGATCTTTATAGCGTAAGCATAAAGGCTCTTAAAGAGGTTGAAAATTTGTATGCTAAAAACGAGCGTGTGATTCTAAAGTGCAAAATAGGCGAGGGTAAGATACTTTGGCTGGTATTTGTGGGCGCTTTAAATGTTGGCAAGATGAAATTTATTTTTGACGAGCGAATCCAGACAAACGCTACGGCTTCTTTTATACAAAGCTACGAATATGAAAATTTACGGGTTAATAAGGGCGACTTGCTCGGCTACTTCGAGCTTGGATCAACTATTGTGATGATAGCCGAAGATGGTGCGTTAGAACATAATCTTTTTGAAGGCAAGACACTGAAATTCGGCGAATCTATAGGGTTAATCAAATAA
- a CDS encoding metallophosphoesterase, which produces MNFVAYRGLFAKTEGRGLHKFLLGVFFATLAMGGVLLAFSLRFNFLNAEFRLAFSLMLALSFILFSFVLFSNLIIVAFRPVTKRVFSESRRKFLRFYLDVTILILAFSYFFKGMYNASHVPEVKRQSIVLKGLKRPLRIAMITDVHLGDFLGVPFAKALAERINLLNADAVVIVGDIADLPPRRLGEYIAPFAEFKSRYGTFYAPGNHEYYNGIEGTLKEIKKIGIQILGNESVSIGGINLAGVYDLIGYRYKFYEPDLEAALKNTDKNLPTVLLAHQPKFIKYMHKDVDLVLCGHTHGGQIFPFSLLVKLDQKYLAGLYQVNDKMQVYVSRGAGFWGPPVRVLAPSEISLLELKGE; this is translated from the coding sequence ATGAATTTTGTTGCCTATAGAGGGCTGTTTGCTAAAACCGAGGGGCGAGGTCTGCACAAATTCCTGCTTGGCGTGTTTTTTGCGACTCTTGCTATGGGCGGTGTGTTGCTTGCTTTTTCGCTTAGGTTTAACTTTTTAAATGCGGAATTTAGACTCGCTTTTTCGCTTATGCTTGCACTTAGCTTTATACTATTTTCGTTTGTTCTCTTTTCAAATTTGATTATAGTCGCCTTTAGACCGGTTACGAAGCGTGTTTTTAGCGAAAGTAGGCGTAAATTTTTAAGATTTTATCTTGATGTTACGATATTAATTCTTGCATTTAGCTACTTTTTTAAAGGTATGTATAACGCTTCACACGTTCCTGAAGTAAAGCGCCAAAGTATCGTGCTTAAGGGGCTTAAAAGACCTCTTAGGATAGCAATGATAACCGATGTTCATTTAGGAGATTTCTTAGGAGTTCCTTTTGCCAAGGCTTTGGCTGAGCGTATAAATTTACTAAATGCCGATGCGGTCGTTATAGTAGGAGATATAGCCGATCTTCCTCCAAGAAGGCTTGGCGAGTATATAGCTCCTTTTGCCGAGTTTAAATCTCGCTACGGGACATTTTATGCACCGGGAAATCATGAGTATTATAACGGCATTGAAGGAACGCTAAAAGAGATTAAAAAGATCGGTATTCAAATTTTAGGCAATGAAAGCGTGAGTATAGGCGGTATAAATTTAGCCGGAGTTTATGATCTCATCGGCTATAGATATAAATTTTATGAGCCTGATTTAGAAGCTGCTCTTAAAAATACCGATAAGAATTTGCCGACCGTTTTGCTTGCACATCAGCCTAAATTTATCAAATACATGCATAAAGATGTGGATTTGGTTTTGTGTGGACACACTCACGGAGGACAAATTTTCCCATTTTCGCTTCTTGTAAAGCTTGATCAGAAGTATTTAGCGGGGCTTTATCAAGTAAATGATAAAATGCAGGTGTATGTAAGCAGGGGTGCGGGATTTTGGGGACCTCCCGTAAGAGTGCTTGCGCCTAGTGAAATTTCTTTGTTGGAGCTTAAAGGAGAGTAG
- a CDS encoding multiheme c-type cytochrome has product MLKKVVVLLTCLFSFAFAESISDANLVKNLKVNRNLTPLAKSCVECHAKETPGIVADWKNSRHAHVGVSCTDCHSHPADSPMVGKKVHPKDSDNHVSVLVSPKTCEKCHANEVKEFNESGHARGGIQVYAKKGMLDLMYHFEGRGHPDLQISPDSTGCMQCHGSIIKMDGDNRPTKETWPNYGIGNLYPDGGIGGCKSCHSGHKFAISEARKPAACASCHLGPDHPDIEIYNNSMHGHIFNSEGHTWNFDSAPDTWAVPDYRAPTCATCHMSGVGELQTTHNVSRRLKWNLWAPHSELRTGGNDTAVSEYQKTGKLNVGTPLAGHVDGPEAARKEMKMVCKECHVSLHTDNFFEMADKHVMLYNDYHKDAKAMLDDLKAKKLLKEDPWADEFQRIYYHLWHHEGRRMRQGALMNGPDYAHWHGVFEVKDDIRKLQEIYDKRLKSGTIE; this is encoded by the coding sequence ATGTTGAAAAAAGTTGTTGTATTATTAACCTGTCTTTTTTCGTTCGCATTTGCAGAAAGCATTTCGGATGCAAATCTTGTGAAAAACTTAAAAGTTAATCGCAATTTAACTCCGCTTGCTAAAAGCTGCGTTGAGTGCCACGCAAAAGAGACTCCCGGCATCGTTGCTGATTGGAAAAATAGCCGTCACGCGCATGTCGGAGTAAGCTGTACGGATTGTCACTCGCATCCGGCCGATAGTCCTATGGTGGGTAAAAAAGTGCATCCAAAAGATAGCGATAACCACGTGTCGGTTTTGGTAAGTCCAAAAACCTGTGAGAAGTGTCACGCCAATGAAGTTAAGGAATTTAACGAGAGCGGTCACGCAAGAGGCGGTATTCAGGTTTATGCTAAAAAGGGCATGCTTGATTTGATGTATCACTTTGAAGGTAGAGGTCATCCTGATTTGCAAATTTCTCCTGATTCAACAGGCTGTATGCAGTGCCACGGCTCTATCATTAAGATGGACGGCGATAATCGCCCGACTAAAGAGACATGGCCAAACTACGGTATAGGAAACTTATATCCTGACGGTGGAATCGGCGGATGTAAATCATGCCACAGCGGGCATAAATTTGCTATAAGCGAGGCTAGAAAACCTGCAGCCTGTGCATCTTGCCACCTTGGACCTGATCATCCGGATATAGAAATTTACAACAACTCAATGCACGGACATATCTTTAACTCAGAGGGTCATACGTGGAATTTCGACAGTGCTCCCGATACTTGGGCTGTTCCTGATTATAGAGCGCCGACTTGCGCGACTTGCCATATGAGCGGAGTTGGAGAGTTGCAAACTACTCACAACGTTTCAAGACGCCTTAAATGGAATCTTTGGGCGCCGCATAGCGAGCTAAGAACAGGCGGTAACGACACCGCGGTAAGCGAGTATCAAAAAACAGGCAAACTAAACGTAGGCACGCCTTTGGCAGGTCACGTAGATGGTCCGGAAGCTGCCAGAAAAGAGATGAAGATGGTTTGTAAAGAGTGCCACGTATCCTTGCATACCGATAATTTCTTTGAGATGGCCGATAAGCACGTAATGCTTTATAACGATTATCACAAAGACGCTAAAGCTATGCTTGATGATCTTAAAGCCAAAAAGCTTCTTAAAGAAGATCCTTGGGCAGATGAATTCCAAAGAATTTACTACCACTTATGGCATCACGAAGGTCGCCGTATGAGACAGGGCGCTTTGATGAACGGACCTGATTATGCTCACTGGCATGGAGTTTTTGAGGTGAAAGACGATATCAGAAAACTTCAAGAGATCTATGACAAGAGACTAAAAAGCGGAACGATAGAATAA
- a CDS encoding NapC/NirT family cytochrome c, with the protein MKKKFFVWSVALGIFIGLISSIGIADMLHYTGSDKFCTMCHTMNPMVTAYKNDVHGGNNKLGVKAECSACHLSHDNTLMYLWTKAKVSINDGYKTVFTDVSKIDWHKKRDHAYKFTYDSGCMTCHSNLKEANNQVDKAWLAHRDYFAGHINKTCVQCHNNVGHKNMGIEITKYWDNINADNK; encoded by the coding sequence ATGAAAAAGAAGTTTTTTGTTTGGTCGGTTGCACTTGGCATATTTATAGGTTTAATATCATCAATCGGTATTGCTGATATGCTTCATTATACCGGAAGCGATAAATTCTGCACTATGTGTCATACTATGAATCCTATGGTAACGGCATATAAAAACGACGTTCACGGAGGCAACAACAAACTTGGCGTCAAAGCCGAGTGCTCAGCCTGTCATCTTTCGCATGATAATACCTTAATGTATCTATGGACGAAGGCAAAAGTTTCTATAAATGACGGGTATAAAACCGTATTTACCGATGTAAGTAAGATTGATTGGCATAAAAAGCGAGATCACGCTTATAAATTTACTTACGACAGCGGGTGCATGACCTGTCATTCGAATTTAAAAGAGGCTAATAATCAAGTCGATAAAGCTTGGCTTGCTCATAGGGATTATTTTGCAGGTCATATAAATAAAACCTGTGTTCAGTGTCATAATAACGTGGGACACAAAAATATGGGCATTGAGATTACTAAATACTGGGACAATATAAATGCAGACAATAAATAA
- a CDS encoding Crp/Fnr family transcriptional regulator translates to MLRQIGFFNELNESELKRLEDISIVKKYKKGEFLFMEGEESKWLHLMIKGSLKLYKIGPKGKEIFLHQLNGMTFVAELANFENIKFPATAIFVSSGEVLKIDYDKFYKEFLSNPKISVGIIKSLSQKLKIASELIHQELVLSSEAKVAKFLVNHSDLFNALKHIKIASILNITPETFSRILAKFKAQELVNLDSNNKIISISEDKLKDFFDN, encoded by the coding sequence ATGCTTAGGCAAATAGGATTTTTTAACGAGCTAAATGAAAGCGAACTTAAAAGACTTGAAGATATAAGCATAGTTAAAAAATATAAAAAAGGCGAGTTTTTATTTATGGAAGGAGAGGAGTCAAAGTGGCTTCATCTCATGATAAAAGGTTCGCTGAAACTTTATAAAATCGGGCCTAAAGGCAAGGAAATTTTCCTTCATCAACTAAACGGCATGACCTTTGTCGCCGAGCTTGCGAATTTTGAAAATATCAAATTTCCAGCTACGGCGATATTTGTATCTTCCGGCGAAGTGCTAAAGATAGATTATGATAAATTTTACAAAGAATTTCTATCCAATCCTAAAATTTCAGTCGGCATCATAAAATCTCTATCTCAGAAACTAAAAATCGCAAGCGAACTTATCCATCAAGAGCTTGTTTTAAGCTCGGAGGCAAAAGTGGCTAAATTTTTAGTAAATCACTCTGATCTTTTTAATGCCTTAAAACACATCAAGATAGCTTCTATTTTAAACATAACTCCTGAAACTTTCTCAAGAATACTTGCTAAATTTAAAGCCCAAGAGCTTGTAAATTTGGACTCAAATAACAAAATCATCAGTATTTCCGAAGATAAACTTAAAGATTTTTTTGATAACTAA
- the mscL gene encoding large-conductance mechanosensitive channel protein MscL translates to MSFVKEFKEFAMRGNVLDMAVGVVIGGAFGKIVSSLVGDVIMPIVGVLTGGVNFSDLKFVLKEAAGEAPAVTVNYGAFIQTTVDFLIIAFCIFCVIKAINSLKKPKEEPAPAAPAAPSEDIVLLTEIRDLLRK, encoded by the coding sequence ATGAGTTTCGTTAAGGAATTCAAAGAATTTGCGATGCGCGGTAACGTGCTTGATATGGCTGTGGGTGTCGTTATCGGCGGGGCTTTCGGCAAGATCGTTTCATCGTTGGTTGGCGACGTGATAATGCCTATCGTTGGAGTTTTAACCGGAGGAGTAAATTTCAGCGATCTTAAATTTGTGCTTAAAGAAGCTGCCGGCGAAGCGCCTGCCGTAACGGTTAATTACGGTGCATTTATTCAAACTACGGTTGATTTTTTAATAATCGCATTTTGTATTTTTTGTGTTATCAAGGCTATAAATTCACTTAAAAAACCAAAAGAAGAGCCTGCTCCTGCAGCACCTGCCGCTCCAAGCGAAGATATAGTATTGCTAACTGAGATTAGAGATCTTCTTAGAAAATAA
- the gltX gene encoding glutamate--tRNA ligase: MYRFAPSPTGDMHLGNLRVAILNYLCSLQDKSGFIVRIEDTDKERNIPGKDQEILEILTKFGIKWDQLYYQSENLKFHRQLASKLMIDKRAFACFCTESELEAKKENAKAKGIAYRYDGTCERMSNEEVLACEKPFVIRMKKPKETMKFTDAIKGEVSFEPENVDSFVIMRADKTPTYNFACATDDMLEGVTFVIRGEDHVSNTPKQELIREGLDYTSKIRYAHLPIILNIDGKKMSKRENESSVKWLLSKGFMPEAIANYIISLGYKAPVEIFTINDAAQWFDISKVSPSPAKFDIKMLEHINREHIKLASSERLAALSGLDENLADLIKFYTQEASLLNEIKQKIEAIFAPKNIPDEFKKECEIIKSAANSLNLDEFQSFDEFKKALMSSTNLKGKSFFMPLRILLTNERHGPELSELFPLIKGNLKEILK, translated from the coding sequence ATGTATCGTTTTGCACCCTCTCCTACGGGAGATATGCATCTTGGAAATTTGCGCGTAGCTATATTAAATTATCTTTGCTCTTTACAAGATAAAAGTGGCTTTATAGTGCGCATAGAAGATACCGATAAAGAAAGAAATATACCGGGAAAAGACCAAGAAATTTTAGAAATTTTAACTAAATTCGGCATCAAATGGGATCAGCTCTATTATCAAAGCGAAAATTTAAAATTCCACCGTCAGCTTGCTTCAAAACTAATGATAGATAAGCGAGCGTTTGCCTGCTTTTGCACCGAAAGCGAACTGGAAGCAAAAAAAGAAAACGCTAAAGCCAAAGGCATAGCATATCGCTATGACGGCACTTGCGAAAGGATGAGCAATGAAGAGGTTTTAGCTTGCGAAAAGCCTTTTGTGATCCGCATGAAAAAGCCAAAAGAAACGATGAAATTTACAGACGCTATCAAAGGCGAAGTAAGCTTTGAGCCCGAAAATGTCGACAGCTTTGTCATCATGCGTGCCGATAAAACCCCTACTTACAACTTCGCCTGTGCGACTGACGATATGCTTGAGGGCGTTACTTTCGTCATACGCGGAGAAGATCACGTAAGCAACACGCCTAAGCAAGAGCTTATCAGAGAGGGGCTTGATTACACGAGTAAAATTCGCTACGCACATCTTCCTATCATCTTAAATATAGATGGTAAAAAGATGAGCAAGCGCGAGAACGAAAGTAGCGTAAAGTGGCTACTTTCTAAAGGATTTATGCCAGAAGCCATAGCAAACTACATCATATCGCTTGGCTATAAAGCTCCTGTGGAAATTTTTACTATAAATGACGCTGCACAATGGTTTGACATCTCTAAAGTCTCGCCAAGTCCTGCGAAATTTGATATAAAAATGCTTGAACATATAAACAGAGAACATATCAAACTAGCTAGCAGCGAGCGACTTGCCGCACTTAGCGGATTAGATGAAAATTTAGCGGATCTAATCAAATTTTACACCCAAGAGGCAAGCTTGCTAAACGAGATCAAGCAAAAGATAGAGGCGATATTTGCGCCAAAAAACATCCCTGATGAGTTTAAAAAGGAGTGCGAGATCATAAAAAGCGCTGCAAATTCATTGAATTTAGATGAATTTCAAAGCTTTGACGAGTTTAAAAAGGCTTTAATGAGCTCTACAAATTTAAAAGGCAAAAGCTTTTTCATGCCGCTTAGAATTTTGCTCACAAACGAACGGCACGGACCTGAACTAAGCGAGCTATTTCCGCTCATCAAAGGCAATTTAAAGGAAATTTTAAAATGA
- a CDS encoding YggT family protein: MILSTLISAIASILQMVVQIYVWVIIISAIVSWVRPDPYNPIVQLLYRLTEPVYALIRRFVPTVFGGIDLAPIIVLLALKFIELFFIRLLFEFAASL; this comes from the coding sequence ATGATTTTATCAACTCTCATCTCGGCCATAGCAAGTATTTTACAGATGGTTGTGCAAATTTACGTTTGGGTCATCATCATCTCGGCTATCGTTAGCTGGGTAAGACCCGATCCTTACAATCCTATAGTCCAGCTTCTTTATCGCTTAACCGAGCCCGTATATGCGCTTATAAGGCGCTTTGTGCCGACCGTGTTTGGGGGCATAGATCTAGCGCCCATCATCGTGCTTTTGGCTCTTAAATTTATAGAACTATTTTTCATAAGGCTACTCTTTGAATTTGCTGCTTCGCTTTAG